The Henckelia pumila isolate YLH828 chromosome 2, ASM3356847v2, whole genome shotgun sequence genome includes a window with the following:
- the LOC140883380 gene encoding cysteine-rich receptor-like protein kinase 43, which produces MTKSKSFFQNLVKPFTALARKDQNEADLEEITAQAHKQFSFETLAKATNNFHPDQKLGEGGFGPVFKGKLADGRVIAVKKLSQKSSQGKKEFENEANLLALVQHRNVVNLLGYCVKGAEKLLVYEYVANESLDKLLFKSRGREVLDWDRRRDMITGIAKGLLYLHEDAHCCIIHRDIKASNILLDEKWEPKIADFGLARLYPEDQTHINTRVAGTNGYMAPEYLMHGNLSVKADVFSFGVVVLELISGQKNSNFNRDPDFQNLLEWAYKLYKKNQIVEIMDPTLVPSSDREQISMFIQIGLLCTQSDPQIRPDMRRVVILLLRKPTVLDDPMRPGYADSRYRKPRKPSTSSSKTGSSGESNSKSFGSTIDTQTASATASTSRFTSPRLDSKKGKQPMQN; this is translated from the exons ATGACTAAATCCAAAAGCTTCTTCCAAAACCTGGTGAAGCCCTTCACAGCTCTGGCAAGAAAAG ATCAAAACGAAGCGGACTTGGAGGAAATTACAGCACAAGCACACAAGCAGTTCTCTTTTGAAACCCTTGCAAAAGCAACCAACAATTTTCATCCTGACCAGAAGCTTGGGGAAGGGGGATTTGGCCCTGTATTCAAg GGGAAATTGGCTGATGGGAGAGTAATAGCTGTAAAGAAGCTGTCACAGAAGTCAAGTCAGGGGAAGAAAGAGTTTGAAAATGAGGCAAACTTGTTGGCCCTTGTGCAGCATAGGAATGTGGTGAACCTGTTGGGCTACTGTGTGAAGGGTGCAGAAAAGCTTCTTGTTTATGAATATGTTGCTAATGAGAGCCTTGACAAGCTTTTGTTCA AGTCTCGCGGACGAGAAGTTCTTGATTGGGATCGAAGGCGTGACATGATAACAGGCATTGCAAAAGGCTTACTTTACCTTCACGAGGATGCTCACTGTTGCATCATACACCGAGACATCAAAGCTAGCAATATTCTACTTGATGAAAAATGGGAACCGAAGATTGCTGATTTTGGCCTTGCACGTCTCTATCCCGAAGATCAAACACATATTAACACTCGTGTGGCTGGCACTAA CGGCTACATGGCACCAGAGTATCTCATGCATGGCAATCTCTCCGTAAAAGCCGATGTTTTCAGTTTTGGCGTCGTGGTTCTTGAGCTGATCAGCGGAcagaaaaattcaaattttaatcGAGACCCTGATTTCCAAAACTTACTCGAATGG GCGTACAAACTGTACAAGAAAAATCAGATCGTTGAAATCATGGATCCTACATTGGTACCATCCTCGGATAGAGAACAAATATCAATGTTTATACAGATCGGATTACTCTGCACCCAATCAGATCCACAGATACGCCCTGACATGCGACGCGTAGTCATATTATTATTAAGGAAACCGACTGTTCTTGATGATCCGATGAGACCTGGGTACGCTGATTCCCGATACAGAAAGCCTCGCAAGCCAAGCACTTCATCTTCTAAAACAGGAAGTTCTGGTGAATCGAATTCAAAATCCTTCGGCTCTACGATAGACACGCAAACAGCGTCAGCAACTGCAAGTACTTCGCGATTCACGAGCCCAAGATTAGATTCGAAAAAGGGGAAGCAACCGATGCAAAACTAA